In a single window of the Cervus elaphus chromosome 1, mCerEla1.1, whole genome shotgun sequence genome:
- the LOC122694116 gene encoding vitamin D 25-hydroxylase isoform X4 — MKMTKMGGLLNSRYGRGWIDHRKLAVNSFRCFGYGQKSFESKILEETNFFIDAVETYNGSPFDLKQLVTNAVSNITNLVIFGERFTYEDTDFQHMIELFSENVELAASASVFLYNAFPWIGILPFGKHQQLFRNAAVVYDFLSRLIEKTSINRKPQLPQHFVDAYLDEMERSKNDPSSTFSKENLIFSVGELIIAGTETTTNVLRWAVLFMALYPNIQGQVQKEIDLIIGPSGKLSWDDKCKMPYTEAVLHEVLRFCNIVPLGIFHATSEDAVVRGYSIPKGTTVITNLYSVHFDEKYWRDPEIFYPERFLDSSGYFAKKEALVPFSLGRRHCLGEQLARMEMFLFFTTLLQRFHLHFPHELVPNLKPRLGMTLQPQPYLICAERR; from the exons gctTACTTAATTCCAGATATGGCCGAGGATGGATTGATCACAGAAAATTAGCTGTAAATAGCTTTCGCTGTTTTGGATATGGCCAGAAATCTTTTGAATCTAAAATCTTAGAAGAAACCAATTTTTTCATTGATGCTGTTGAAACATACAATGGTAGCCCTTTTGACTTAAAACAATTAGTAACAAATGCTGTTTCAAACATAACCAATCTAGTCATTTTTGGAGAACGATTCACTTATGAAGACACTGATTTTCAGCACATGATTGAGTTATTTAGTGAAAATGTGGAACTAGCTGCCAGTGCCTCAGTCTTCCTCTATAATGCCTTTCCATGGATTGGCATCTTACCTTTTGGAAAACATCAACAACTGTTTAGAAATGCAGCTGTGGTCTATGACTTTCTCTCTAGGCTTATTGAAAAAACTTCCATCAACAGAAAACCGCAGTTACCTCAGCATTTTGTTGATGCTTATTTAGATGAGatggaaagaagtaaaaatgacCCATCATCtactttctccaaagaaaacctAATTTTTTCTGTGGGTGAACTCATCATTGCTGGAACTGAAACTACAACTAATGTGCTACGGTGGGCAGTTCTTTTCATGGCCCTTTATCCTAACATTCAAG GACAAGTTCAGAAAGAGATTGACTTAATTATAGGACCCAGTGGGAAGCTTTCTTGGGATGACAAGTGTAAAATGCCTTACACCGAGGCAGTTTTGCATGAAGTTTTAAGATTCTGTAACATAGTGCCGTTAGGGATTTTCCATGCAACCTCTGAGGATGCAGTTGTACGTGGTTATTCCATTCCTAAAGGCACAACAGTAATCACAAATCTTTATTCTGTACACTTTGACGAAAAGTATTGGAGAGACCCAGAAATATTCTATCCAGAGCGATTTCTGGACAGCAGTGGATATTTTGCCAAGAAGGAAGCTTTGGTTCCCTTTTCCCTAG GGAGAAGACATTGTCTTGGAGAACAGCTGGCTCGGATGGAAATGTTCCTGTTTTTCACAACATTGCTTCAGaggtttcatttgcattttccacATGAACTGGTTCCAAACCTGAAGCCCAGGTTAGGCATGACATTGCAACCCCAGCCCTACCTCATCTGTGCAGAAAGACGCTGA